A region of Halosolutus amylolyticus DNA encodes the following proteins:
- a CDS encoding DUF6432 family protein, giving the protein MKAKREYRNRAQTEVAVLDALVDRSEEGMGVFELRAAVEVDIDELEEALGTLKADDLIVVESNPDETVIKPDERVVPDAPAEEEPEQSIGEWLRERIPF; this is encoded by the coding sequence ATGAAAGCAAAGCGGGAGTACCGGAACCGCGCACAGACGGAGGTCGCGGTACTCGATGCACTCGTCGATCGGTCCGAGGAGGGGATGGGCGTCTTCGAACTCCGGGCGGCCGTCGAGGTCGACATCGACGAACTCGAGGAAGCCCTCGGCACGCTGAAGGCGGACGACCTGATCGTCGTCGAGTCCAATCCCGACGAGACGGTGATCAAACCGGACGAGCGGGTCGTCCCCGACGCGCCCGCCGAGGAGGAACCCGAACAGTCGATCGGCGAGTGGCTTCGCGAACGCATTCCTTTTTGA
- a CDS encoding DUF5611 family protein, with the protein MKEYKMRRGEYLEERIPDMEATIEDYFGPITGTEEYKGTELYVIGEPDNPVFEKVVVGAVEYSGKKDKLGVEFYERDPTELGPDELEAAGEAVDAKNDFLLEATGRDAKSRRDSMKRKVEDDPDHEF; encoded by the coding sequence ATGAAGGAGTACAAGATGCGCCGCGGTGAATATCTCGAAGAGCGAATCCCCGATATGGAAGCGACCATCGAGGACTACTTCGGTCCGATCACCGGCACCGAGGAGTACAAGGGGACTGAGCTGTACGTCATCGGGGAACCCGACAACCCCGTTTTCGAGAAAGTCGTCGTCGGGGCCGTCGAGTACTCCGGGAAGAAGGACAAACTCGGTGTCGAGTTCTACGAACGCGATCCGACGGAACTCGGCCCCGACGAACTCGAGGCCGCCGGCGAGGCCGTCGACGCCAAAAACGACTTCCTGCTCGAAGCGACGGGTCGTGACGCCAAGTCCCGTCGCGACTCGATGAAGCGGAAAGTCGAGGACGATCCGGACCACGAGTTCTAA
- a CDS encoding DUF7093 family protein — MVLRCSLLGHDYGEPEVEREREERGSEVVVTVQEYEECARCGDRHVISENTEVTSLSTGTDADPRPDEPDADAEDAQFIDAEADADPTASDADDDDLDVPTDENGEPVTDDGEILEDDTDDARDDRDRGHGEWPDSDDVGPPIGAENEPEEWPDSEESEPIDDAVVLESDATTDPGDESDPVGVDAEPPDAETIEAEHGGEVAAGAAESGTGIERATAAPAPTESREGPDEDAPTELYCPGCGYVAGTDRSSLRTGDICPECRKGYLSEREQ; from the coding sequence ATGGTCCTGCGATGTTCGCTGCTCGGACACGACTACGGCGAGCCCGAGGTCGAACGCGAGCGCGAAGAACGGGGCAGTGAGGTCGTCGTGACCGTCCAGGAGTACGAGGAGTGTGCCCGCTGTGGCGACAGACACGTCATCAGCGAGAACACCGAGGTGACGAGCCTCAGTACCGGGACGGACGCCGACCCACGACCCGACGAACCCGACGCCGACGCGGAGGACGCCCAGTTCATCGACGCCGAGGCGGACGCCGACCCCACCGCCTCCGACGCCGACGACGACGACCTCGACGTCCCCACGGACGAGAACGGAGAGCCGGTCACGGACGACGGCGAAATACTCGAGGACGACACCGACGACGCCCGTGACGACCGCGACCGCGGGCACGGCGAGTGGCCCGATTCCGACGACGTCGGGCCGCCGATCGGTGCCGAGAACGAACCCGAGGAGTGGCCCGACTCCGAGGAGTCCGAACCGATCGACGACGCCGTCGTGCTCGAGTCGGACGCGACGACGGACCCCGGGGACGAGTCCGACCCCGTCGGCGTCGACGCGGAACCGCCGGACGCCGAGACGATCGAGGCCGAGCACGGTGGCGAGGTCGCAGCCGGGGCCGCCGAGTCGGGGACCGGTATCGAGCGCGCCACCGCCGCACCCGCGCCGACCGAGAGTCGGGAGGGGCCCGACGAGGACGCCCCGACCGAACTCTACTGTCCGGGCTGTGGGTACGTCGCGGGGACCGATCGCAGTTCGCTCCGAACCGGCGACATCTGTCCGGAGTGTCGGAAGGGGTATCTCAGCGAACGAGAGCAGTAG
- a CDS encoding PadR family transcriptional regulator: MRKSGPPKGVIAYLVLELLEEKPRYGYEILKEIRDISGGHWEPSYGSVYPILYKFEEKGWAERIEREDEPDRKYFELTDAGYEELEERRESGAEKARDFADVILGFFHVYAAFSTDDRFEIPDLDGEWRFDETFSRWVVEQVVRHHEHYFDAEFERIEDTPEEFYERHGIDPDE; encoded by the coding sequence ATGCGGAAAAGTGGGCCGCCGAAAGGAGTCATCGCCTATCTCGTCCTCGAGTTGCTCGAGGAGAAACCACGGTACGGGTACGAGATTCTCAAAGAGATCCGCGATATCAGCGGCGGTCACTGGGAACCATCCTACGGCTCCGTCTACCCGATCCTCTACAAATTCGAGGAGAAAGGATGGGCCGAACGGATCGAACGCGAGGACGAACCCGATCGGAAGTACTTCGAACTCACCGACGCCGGGTACGAGGAACTCGAGGAGCGCCGGGAGAGCGGGGCCGAGAAGGCCCGCGACTTCGCCGACGTCATTCTCGGATTCTTCCACGTCTACGCCGCGTTCTCGACGGACGATCGGTTCGAGATTCCCGACCTCGACGGCGAGTGGCGGTTCGACGAGACGTTCAGCCGGTGGGTCGTCGAACAGGTCGTTCGGCACCACGAACACTACTTCGACGCGGAGTTCGAGCGGATCGAAGACACGCCCGAGGAGTTCTACGAGCGCCACGGGATCGATCCCGACGAGTGA
- a CDS encoding TIGR00341 family protein, protein MRYLEITVPKGKRPAVLEILEDEGIDYVVSDETSGRGYAAVVRFPVPTQAVEPLLDRLKRVGIGDEASVVVIDAETVISEQFATLRDQYAHGSQVGARTSRQVLRTKADELTPPFAIYAVMLLISAVVATSGLLADSPAVVIGAMVIAPLLGPALAANVGIVTGDDRLKATGFSYQAVGVTIVVLASIGLAALARLAGLEPAGVDIVVATELQERVAPNLFSLAVALGAGIAGILSLTRGFSEAIVGVMIAAALIPPSAAVGITVAWGMYGAAIGAGVLVIVNVLSINLAALATLWIAGYRPQGLFEVSPTRTPTYTYAAIFGIGLLVLTAPLASVTLLDFHTTELESAAEDEAETVLAEPEYADRELDDVEVELDGEYPIQSVERIVVTVTGQDPGTDPGLAGRLHEAISPHSDDPLVVEVQYVVSERRGHEADGDGSVRAASDPTSYRAARDSIPSVLVPPIGDV, encoded by the coding sequence ATGCGCTATCTGGAGATCACGGTCCCGAAGGGGAAGCGACCGGCCGTACTCGAAATCCTCGAGGACGAGGGGATCGACTACGTCGTCAGCGACGAGACCAGTGGCAGGGGGTACGCCGCCGTCGTCCGATTTCCGGTCCCGACGCAGGCCGTCGAACCGCTGCTCGATCGGCTGAAACGGGTCGGCATCGGGGACGAGGCCAGCGTCGTCGTGATCGACGCCGAGACGGTCATCTCCGAACAGTTCGCGACGCTCCGGGACCAGTATGCCCACGGCAGTCAGGTGGGTGCGCGCACGTCCAGACAGGTGCTTCGCACGAAGGCCGACGAACTCACGCCGCCCTTCGCGATCTACGCGGTCATGCTGCTTATCAGCGCCGTCGTCGCGACGTCGGGACTGCTGGCCGATTCGCCCGCGGTCGTGATCGGCGCGATGGTCATCGCGCCGCTTCTCGGTCCCGCGCTCGCCGCCAACGTTGGCATCGTCACCGGCGACGACCGGCTCAAGGCGACCGGCTTTTCCTACCAGGCCGTCGGGGTGACGATAGTCGTCCTCGCCTCGATCGGACTCGCCGCGCTCGCCCGCCTCGCGGGGCTCGAACCCGCGGGGGTCGACATCGTCGTCGCCACCGAACTCCAGGAACGGGTCGCGCCCAACCTGTTCTCGCTCGCGGTGGCGCTCGGCGCCGGGATCGCCGGGATCCTGAGCCTCACGCGGGGGTTTTCGGAGGCGATCGTCGGCGTCATGATCGCCGCCGCACTCATTCCGCCGTCGGCCGCGGTCGGGATCACGGTCGCCTGGGGGATGTACGGCGCGGCGATCGGTGCGGGGGTACTCGTTATCGTGAACGTCCTGTCGATCAACCTCGCCGCACTGGCCACGCTCTGGATCGCCGGCTACCGGCCCCAGGGGCTGTTCGAGGTGTCGCCGACCCGGACGCCGACGTACACCTACGCGGCGATCTTCGGGATCGGGCTGCTGGTGCTCACCGCGCCGCTCGCCAGCGTCACCCTGCTGGATTTCCACACGACCGAACTCGAGTCGGCGGCCGAGGACGAGGCCGAGACGGTGCTCGCGGAACCCGAGTACGCCGATCGCGAACTCGACGACGTCGAAGTCGAACTCGACGGGGAGTACCCGATCCAGTCGGTCGAGCGGATCGTCGTTACGGTCACCGGACAGGATCCCGGGACGGATCCGGGGCTCGCCGGTCGCCTCCACGAGGCGATCAGTCCCCACAGCGACGACCCGCTGGTCGTCGAGGTCCAGTACGTCGTCTCCGAACGACGCGGCCACGAGGCTGATGGGGATGGATCGGTTCGAGCCGCTAGCGATCCTACGTCGTATCGAGCCGCCCGTGATTCGATCCCGTCGGTGCTGGTTCCGCCGATAGGGGACGTCTAG
- a CDS encoding heme-binding protein: MDRRQPPQTEEGWYVLHDFRSIDWDAWRAAPERERTRAIEEGIDYLSAREAVVDAAEGESATFSVLGHKADLLFLHLRPTLGDIDALERQFERTALADFTERADSYLSVTEVSGYMSQDYFEEGETADTGIAQYIESRLKPELPDADFLSFYPMSKRRGPDHNWYELPFDERADYLSNHGEIGKDYAGRVTQIISGSIGLDDFEWGITLFGDDPTDVKELLYEMRFDPSSSRFAEFGRFLSARRFPPEQLDAYLAGDRVPQDESEQGHPHGSSSGHPHGDSGGHPHGESGGHPHGGSEGGGHHDHGDASDDDVRSELEEMGVYAGQPHGEDVHAVVLYSAADPDDLFEEVEGLRTNFDHYDTHVKTAVYEPSEGSDEDAETAVVSLWETDRAANTAAGFLADLPDVVRQAGDDSASDDSWGTMGMFYTVEPDHREDFVDTFSDVAGVLADMDGHRKTDLLANREDENDMFIASRWDSREDAMAFFRSDEFSETVDYGRDILADRPRHVFLA; encoded by the coding sequence ATGGACCGACGGCAACCGCCACAGACCGAAGAGGGCTGGTACGTCTTGCACGACTTCCGGTCGATCGACTGGGACGCCTGGCGGGCGGCCCCGGAGCGAGAACGGACGCGGGCGATCGAGGAGGGGATCGACTATCTCTCCGCCCGTGAGGCCGTCGTGGACGCCGCGGAGGGCGAGTCGGCGACGTTCTCGGTGCTCGGACACAAGGCAGACCTGCTGTTCTTGCACCTGCGACCGACGCTCGGCGACATCGACGCGCTAGAGCGCCAGTTCGAGCGGACGGCGCTCGCGGACTTTACCGAGCGCGCGGACTCGTATCTCTCCGTGACGGAGGTCTCGGGCTACATGTCTCAGGACTACTTCGAGGAGGGCGAAACCGCCGACACCGGGATCGCCCAGTACATCGAGTCCCGGCTCAAACCCGAGCTTCCCGACGCCGACTTCCTGAGTTTCTACCCGATGAGCAAGCGTCGCGGACCCGACCACAACTGGTACGAACTCCCCTTCGACGAGCGCGCGGACTACCTCTCGAACCACGGCGAGATCGGCAAGGACTACGCCGGCCGGGTCACCCAGATCATCTCCGGCAGCATCGGCCTCGACGACTTCGAGTGGGGGATCACCCTGTTCGGCGACGATCCGACGGACGTGAAGGAACTGCTCTACGAGATGCGGTTCGATCCTTCGAGTTCCCGCTTCGCGGAGTTCGGTCGGTTCCTCTCCGCACGGCGGTTCCCGCCCGAGCAACTCGACGCGTACCTCGCGGGCGATCGGGTCCCGCAGGACGAGAGCGAGCAGGGCCACCCGCACGGGTCGTCCAGTGGTCACCCACACGGCGATTCCGGCGGGCATCCACACGGCGAGTCGGGCGGCCACCCCCACGGTGGGTCCGAGGGCGGCGGCCACCACGACCACGGCGACGCCAGCGACGACGACGTCCGATCGGAACTCGAGGAGATGGGCGTCTACGCCGGCCAGCCACACGGCGAGGACGTCCACGCCGTCGTGCTCTACTCCGCGGCGGACCCCGACGACCTCTTCGAGGAGGTCGAGGGGCTGCGGACGAACTTCGACCACTACGACACGCACGTGAAGACGGCCGTCTACGAGCCGAGCGAGGGCAGCGACGAGGATGCGGAAACCGCCGTCGTCAGCCTCTGGGAGACCGATCGCGCCGCGAACACGGCCGCCGGGTTCCTCGCCGATCTTCCCGACGTCGTCCGGCAGGCGGGCGACGATTCCGCGAGCGACGATTCCTGGGGGACGATGGGCATGTTCTACACCGTCGAACCCGACCACCGCGAGGACTTCGTCGACACCTTCAGCGACGTCGCCGGCGTCCTCGCCGACATGGACGGCCACCGCAAGACCGACCTGCTCGCGAACCGCGAGGACGAGAACGACATGTTCATCGCCAGTCGCTGGGACTCCCGCGAAGACGCGATGGCGTTCTTCCGCAGCGACGAGTTCTCCGAGACGGTCGACTACGGTCGCGACATCCTCGCCGATCGGCCGCGTCACGTCTTCCTGGCCTGA
- a CDS encoding aminomethyltransferase family protein, producing MSVIESIHTDLGGTFGERDGRTIVDHYGRPERTHRAVRNGAGLLEAAYGVIVVEGDDRVEYVDNVVSNRVPDEDGQGCYALVLDPQGGIEVELYVYNAGERLLLFTPPSEAEDLAEEWSEKVFIQDVDIRVATEDYAIFGIHGPKATEKIASVLNKAGSPDRRYSFVRGTMGDEGVTVIRTDALTGEESYEVICAADDAEAVYDTLLNHGLNAAPFGYRTWDTLCLEAGSPLFHTELEGTIPNVLGLRNALDFEKGCYVGQEVVSRVENRGQPSRRLIGLTIEGETGAESDEAPVPDAGAAVFDGDASIGEVTRADVSPLLEAVVALAIVEYGLERDDLTVRVGGEEVPATVTELPFVEGSDRSDRLPDYQ from the coding sequence ATGAGCGTCATCGAGTCTATCCACACCGATCTCGGGGGGACCTTCGGCGAGCGCGACGGCCGAACGATCGTCGACCACTACGGGCGGCCGGAGCGAACGCACCGCGCCGTTCGCAACGGCGCCGGACTGCTCGAGGCGGCCTACGGCGTGATCGTCGTCGAGGGCGACGATCGGGTCGAGTACGTCGACAACGTCGTCTCGAACCGGGTCCCCGACGAGGACGGTCAGGGCTGTTACGCGCTCGTACTCGATCCACAGGGCGGGATCGAGGTCGAACTCTACGTCTACAACGCCGGTGAGCGACTCCTGCTCTTTACGCCGCCGTCCGAGGCCGAGGACCTCGCCGAGGAGTGGTCCGAGAAGGTGTTCATTCAGGACGTCGACATCCGGGTCGCCACCGAGGACTACGCCATCTTCGGGATCCACGGCCCGAAGGCCACTGAGAAGATCGCGAGCGTCCTCAACAAAGCTGGCTCGCCCGATCGGCGCTACTCGTTCGTTCGCGGAACGATGGGCGACGAGGGCGTCACCGTCATTCGAACCGACGCGCTCACTGGCGAGGAGAGCTACGAGGTGATCTGTGCGGCCGACGACGCCGAGGCCGTCTACGACACCCTGCTGAACCACGGGCTCAACGCCGCGCCGTTCGGCTACCGGACGTGGGACACGCTCTGTCTCGAGGCCGGATCGCCGTTGTTCCACACCGAACTCGAGGGAACGATCCCGAACGTGCTCGGCCTCCGCAACGCCCTGGACTTCGAGAAAGGCTGTTACGTCGGCCAGGAGGTCGTCTCCCGCGTCGAGAACCGGGGCCAGCCGAGCCGACGGCTGATCGGGCTGACGATCGAGGGCGAGACTGGGGCCGAGAGCGATGAAGCGCCAGTCCCCGACGCCGGCGCGGCCGTCTTCGACGGCGACGCCTCGATCGGCGAGGTAACCCGTGCCGACGTCAGTCCCCTTCTCGAGGCGGTCGTCGCGCTCGCGATCGTCGAGTACGGACTCGAGCGCGACGACCTGACGGTCCGCGTCGGCGGCGAGGAGGTCCCCGCGACGGTGACCGAGTTACCGTTCGTCGAGGGCTCCGATCGCTCCGATCGACTGCCCGACTACCAGTAG